One window of the Asticcacaulis sp. SL142 genome contains the following:
- a CDS encoding enoyl-ACP reductase FabI — translation MSEDGWKFPKGDLMKGKKGLVMGVANDKSIAWGIASQLAAQGADMAFSYMGDSLLRRVEPLAASIGVKHLIECDVTNDPSMDATFAKLKEIYGEIDFVIHSVAFANKNELQGSFVENTTREGFLLALNVSAFSFVDVSRRAAELMPNGGSLVTLTYLGSERVIPNYNTMGVAKAALEASTRYIARDLGPKGIRANAISAGAMRTLSLAGISGGRGLHAKSGQFSLMKEETSMEGVAGAALWLASDLGFSTTGEVIHVDAGFHAVGLPEDIS, via the coding sequence ATGTCTGAAGATGGCTGGAAATTCCCCAAGGGCGACCTGATGAAGGGCAAAAAGGGCCTGGTCATGGGCGTGGCCAATGACAAGTCCATCGCCTGGGGCATTGCCTCGCAACTGGCAGCGCAAGGCGCCGACATGGCGTTTTCCTACATGGGCGACAGCCTGCTGCGCCGGGTTGAGCCTTTGGCCGCTTCGATCGGCGTCAAGCACCTGATCGAATGTGACGTCACCAACGATCCCTCGATGGACGCAACCTTTGCCAAGCTTAAAGAAATCTACGGCGAGATCGATTTCGTCATCCATTCGGTGGCCTTTGCCAATAAGAACGAACTGCAAGGGTCCTTCGTTGAAAACACCACCCGCGAAGGCTTCCTGCTGGCCCTGAACGTCTCAGCGTTTTCGTTTGTGGACGTATCGCGCCGCGCCGCCGAGCTCATGCCCAACGGTGGCTCGCTGGTGACTCTGACCTATCTGGGCTCAGAGCGCGTCATCCCGAACTACAACACCATGGGCGTGGCCAAGGCGGCGCTTGAGGCCTCAACCCGCTACATCGCCCGCGACCTCGGCCCCAAGGGCATCCGCGCCAACGCCATCTCAGCCGGGGCCATGCGTACCCTGTCGCTGGCCGGCATTTCCGGTGGTCGCGGCCTGCACGCAAAGTCCGGCCAGTTCTCCCTGATGAAGGAAGAAACCTCAATGGAAGGGGTTGCTGGGGCGGCCCTGTGGCTGGCGTCCGACCTCGGTTTTTCCACGACCGGCGAAGTCATCCACGTCGATGCGGGCTTTCATGCGGTTGGTCTCCCTGAAGACATTTCTTAG
- a CDS encoding metallopeptidase family protein, protein MKFGSAPSLDDIEFMARAALKRLPEPFAGYLKDVILIVEDFAAEDLLADLGIEDPFELTGLYSGRPAETEAMTGDMPAMIHLFRRPILEEWIETGVDLNHLVSHVLIHEAGHHFGLSDDDMEWLEATLKVKTNPAIFPV, encoded by the coding sequence ATGAAGTTTGGTTCCGCGCCTTCACTTGATGATATCGAATTTATGGCGCGGGCAGCTTTAAAGAGGCTGCCCGAACCGTTTGCGGGCTACCTCAAAGATGTCATCCTGATCGTTGAGGACTTTGCGGCCGAAGATCTGCTGGCCGATCTGGGCATTGAGGATCCGTTTGAACTGACTGGCCTTTATAGCGGACGACCGGCCGAGACTGAGGCGATGACCGGCGATATGCCCGCCATGATCCACCTGTTCCGCCGTCCGATCTTAGAGGAATGGATCGAGACCGGCGTGGACCTCAATCACCTTGTCAGCCATGTCCTGATCCACGAAGCCGGTCATCATTTCGGCCTGTCCGACGACGATATGGAATGGCTGGAAGCAACGCTGAAAGTTAAAACAAATCCGGCAATTTTTCCTGTGTGA
- a CDS encoding VUT family protein has translation MHTAEFLKKVFSGRTPWTYFYVFLIPFVNWSFAHVPSIPMPDGGAWPPLAIVTGFILVARDFAQREVGHHIFVAVFIGMAVSFLMAPPAIAFASAAAFLVSEVVDWAIYTFSKRPLSERVLISSVVAAPLDTTLFWGLASLSAEASGTFTPLTLVTAAASKLVGAYVVYLLLKQREKKAAITQEKLPDLF, from the coding sequence ATGCACACGGCTGAATTTTTAAAGAAGGTCTTTAGCGGCCGCACGCCGTGGACTTATTTTTACGTCTTTCTGATCCCGTTTGTGAACTGGTCGTTCGCCCATGTGCCGTCGATCCCAATGCCCGACGGCGGGGCCTGGCCACCACTGGCGATCGTCACCGGCTTTATTCTGGTGGCGCGCGATTTCGCTCAGCGCGAAGTCGGTCACCACATTTTCGTCGCCGTTTTTATCGGCATGGCGGTGTCGTTTCTGATGGCGCCCCCCGCGATTGCCTTTGCGTCTGCAGCCGCCTTTTTAGTGTCGGAAGTGGTAGACTGGGCGATCTATACGTTCAGCAAACGGCCTTTGTCCGAACGGGTGCTGATATCGTCGGTCGTCGCCGCCCCGCTCGATACCACTCTGTTCTGGGGGTTGGCATCTTTGAGCGCTGAGGCTTCTGGTACATTTACGCCGTTGACGCTTGTGACCGCCGCCGCGTCAAAACTGGTCGGGGCCTATGTTGTCTATCTGCTTTTGAAACAGCGTGAGAAAAAAGCCGCGATCACACAGGAAAAATTGCCGGATTTGTTTTAA
- a CDS encoding DNA recombination protein RmuC has protein sequence MNEIILPVILIVVTLAFAGGWYVSVADNRRLRAKNEDLNDSLLSAIGELAQVKERARNLEDAKAAMSEHFKAASFQAMEQTADGLLKRAEESFVAREKLALERMDSSLKPVSETLTRFEAQVKAMEENRHKDTGGLKQQIEHLMTASTATRDVTAKLANALRRGAGVQGRWGEETLRNVLQAAGLTRFDFTEQHNLDTEEGRRRPDVTVKLPGGVFVIDAKVNLTAFLEAMEAVDDEAREMHLMRHARALQTHVRDLSQKAYWDQFKDASPDFVAMFIPGDGFLASALERLPNLMNEAMDRKVIIVTPTTLFALCKAVAYGWRVEDQMKNAQSVAELGRELYARLSVMGGHVADLGKSLNTAVGKYNQFVGSLETKVLTQARRFEDLSVDHEGKTLPELNQLEVQTKLLNKLESSSVE, from the coding sequence ATGAACGAAATTATTTTACCCGTGATTCTTATCGTGGTCACGCTGGCCTTTGCGGGCGGATGGTATGTCAGCGTGGCTGACAACCGGCGTTTGCGCGCTAAAAACGAAGACCTGAACGACAGTTTGCTGTCGGCCATCGGCGAATTGGCGCAGGTCAAGGAGCGGGCACGAAACCTAGAAGACGCCAAGGCGGCGATGAGCGAGCATTTCAAGGCGGCGTCATTTCAGGCGATGGAGCAGACGGCGGACGGGTTGCTGAAACGTGCCGAAGAATCGTTTGTGGCGCGTGAAAAGCTGGCGCTGGAGCGTATGGATTCCAGCTTAAAACCGGTGTCGGAAACGCTCACGCGCTTTGAGGCTCAGGTTAAAGCCATGGAAGAAAACCGTCATAAGGACACCGGCGGTCTGAAACAACAGATCGAACATCTGATGACGGCGTCTACCGCCACGCGTGACGTGACGGCGAAGCTGGCCAATGCCTTGCGGCGCGGCGCGGGCGTTCAGGGCCGGTGGGGTGAGGAGACCCTGCGCAATGTGTTGCAGGCGGCAGGGCTTACGCGCTTTGATTTTACTGAGCAGCATAATCTTGACACCGAAGAAGGGCGTCGGCGGCCCGATGTGACCGTGAAACTGCCCGGCGGGGTGTTTGTCATTGATGCCAAGGTCAATCTGACCGCCTTTCTTGAGGCGATGGAAGCGGTTGACGATGAGGCGCGCGAAATGCACCTGATGCGCCATGCCCGCGCCCTGCAAACCCATGTCCGTGACCTGTCACAGAAAGCCTATTGGGATCAATTTAAGGACGCTTCGCCCGATTTTGTGGCCATGTTTATTCCCGGCGATGGCTTTCTGGCCTCGGCGCTGGAGCGGCTGCCGAACCTGATGAATGAAGCTATGGACCGTAAGGTCATTATTGTGACGCCCACAACCCTGTTTGCGCTGTGTAAGGCGGTGGCCTATGGCTGGCGTGTCGAAGATCAGATGAAAAACGCGCAGTCCGTGGCCGAACTGGGTCGTGAGCTTTATGCGCGCCTGTCGGTCATGGGGGGGCATGTCGCCGATCTGGGCAAGTCACTGAATACCGCGGTTGGCAAATATAATCAGTTCGTGGGATCGCTGGAGACCAAGGTTCTGACCCAGGCGCGCCGGTTCGAGGATTTAAGCGTAGACCACGAAGGCAAGACCTTGCCGGAGTTAAACCAGCTTGAAGTGCAAACTAAGCTATTGAATAAACTGGAATCGTCATCGGTGGAATGA
- the def gene encoding peptide deformylase, whose product MAIREIITVPNPLLKQISKPVEGGVTDALRTLMDDMLETMYDAPGIGLAAIQIGEPIRIIVMDLQENEEKLPRYFVNPEIVWASEETAPYDEGCLSVPEVYDEVERPARVKIKYLNYQGEEIIEDADGLYATCIQHEMDHLNGVLFIDHLSKLKRDRAITKVKKLKRAA is encoded by the coding sequence ATGGCCATACGTGAAATCATAACCGTTCCTAATCCTCTGCTGAAGCAGATATCCAAGCCCGTCGAAGGCGGCGTGACGGATGCGTTGCGCACCCTGATGGATGACATGCTGGAAACCATGTACGATGCCCCCGGCATTGGCCTGGCGGCGATCCAGATCGGTGAGCCGATCCGCATCATCGTCATGGACCTTCAGGAAAACGAAGAAAAGCTGCCGCGCTATTTCGTGAACCCGGAAATTGTCTGGGCGTCGGAAGAGACGGCACCCTATGATGAGGGCTGTCTGTCGGTGCCGGAAGTCTATGATGAGGTGGAGCGTCCGGCGCGCGTCAAGATCAAGTATCTGAACTATCAGGGCGAAGAGATTATCGAAGATGCCGACGGCCTTTATGCGACCTGCATCCAGCATGAGATGGACCACCTGAACGGCGTGCTGTTTATCGACCATCTGTCCAAGCTTAAGCGCGACCGTGCTATCACCAAGGTCAAGAAGCTTAAGCGCGCTGCATAA
- the fmt gene encoding methionyl-tRNA formyltransferase, whose amino-acid sequence MKLAFMGTPEFAVKALAELVASGHEVVCVYSQPPKPKGRGQQLSPSPVHAFAESLGIEVRTPASMKSLDAIAEFQALDIDACIVVAYGQILKKAVIDHPRLGCFNLHASLLPRWRGAAPIQRAIMAGDAYTGVQVMRMSEGLDEGPIILSGRVEITPDDTAQTLHDKLAHTGAALLPVALAAIERGGAAGTEQVGKVTYAAKITPAEARIDWNRSARDLDYHIRGLSPFPGAWCELETPKGPQRLKVLMSRVSDMTTDQPDGTFVGNGLSIATGDGVIELLRVQREGKGAQDTLSFLNGAGLKVGDRLN is encoded by the coding sequence ATGAAATTAGCTTTCATGGGAACGCCTGAGTTTGCGGTGAAGGCCCTGGCCGAACTGGTGGCGTCAGGTCATGAGGTCGTGTGCGTCTATTCTCAGCCGCCAAAGCCCAAGGGCCGTGGCCAGCAATTGTCACCGTCGCCCGTTCATGCTTTCGCCGAAAGTCTGGGCATCGAAGTGCGCACGCCCGCATCGATGAAATCGCTGGATGCCATTGCTGAGTTTCAGGCGCTGGATATCGATGCCTGTATCGTCGTCGCCTATGGTCAGATTCTGAAAAAAGCTGTGATCGATCACCCGCGTCTTGGGTGTTTTAACCTGCACGCGTCGTTACTACCGCGCTGGCGCGGCGCGGCCCCCATTCAACGCGCGATCATGGCGGGCGATGCCTATACCGGCGTGCAGGTCATGCGCATGAGTGAGGGCCTGGACGAAGGCCCGATCATATTGTCCGGACGCGTCGAAATCACTCCCGATGACACGGCCCAGACCCTGCACGATAAGCTGGCCCACACGGGTGCTGCATTGTTGCCGGTGGCGCTGGCGGCGATTGAACGGGGCGGGGCCGCGGGCACTGAGCAGGTTGGCAAGGTTACCTATGCCGCCAAGATCACGCCCGCTGAGGCGCGCATCGACTGGAACCGTTCGGCCAGAGACCTGGATTATCACATACGCGGTCTGTCGCCGTTTCCCGGTGCCTGGTGTGAGCTGGAAACGCCCAAGGGTCCGCAACGATTAAAGGTTCTGATGTCGCGGGTATCGGACATGACCACAGATCAGCCCGACGGAACCTTTGTTGGCAATGGACTTAGCATCGCGACCGGCGACGGCGTGATCGAATTGCTGCGCGTCCAACGCGAAGGCAAGGGCGCGCAGGATACGCTGTCGTTTCTGAATGGTGCGGGCTTGAAGGTCGGGGATCGTCTGAATTAA